A stretch of the Duncaniella dubosii genome encodes the following:
- the tnpC gene encoding IS66 family transposase — MKKNELIEFLQRQIEFLQGRLDEALASVSSLTLSNEKLQSTNEKLVATVDELRKQMASMEEAMKGKSAELSKEKAARQAVQRLQGSPSERQKKPVTTPATSETRQQKPEKKRTNNGAKRKTHPECEVETIIVEPDSPDFNPEAATFIGECDVVRYVMEPMRFKKIIYKVRKYVQDEKIYKGSAPATPLLNSQYTSSFIAGLAELRYLHCMPLENAVEYFRAHGFDLDKGTAQKLVSKVRVHLENLYKALGQAIVADNYICGDETYQKVRLQVATPSGRKIKKGYIWVFVGMTTGLVYFFYDDGSRSAEVFEQHIKGFNGAFQCDYYSGYRHIGIGGMSGIKRLPCLQHIKRKFLDLKDNPKAQEIAKLFGLLYHFEHQHRIGKDGWTAGKHLEWRQRYSKVMLEKIRMRLTAVKDRIGVPPDDPLLAATEHALKQWDEIPRIFASPTYRLDNNEVERINRYISLTRRRLTIGSHSGAEAAALYHSLAITCHRCGVNVFDYFCDIIDRCAAWPPNTPIEKYRDLLPDRWKLSQK; from the coding sequence ATGAAAAAGAACGAGTTGATAGAGTTTCTGCAACGTCAGATCGAGTTCCTTCAAGGGCGGCTCGACGAGGCGTTGGCCTCTGTCAGCTCGCTTACTTTATCCAATGAAAAGCTGCAGTCGACCAACGAGAAGCTTGTGGCGACTGTAGATGAACTGCGCAAGCAAATGGCCTCAATGGAGGAGGCTATGAAAGGCAAAAGTGCGGAACTGAGCAAAGAGAAAGCCGCGCGTCAGGCAGTGCAGCGTCTGCAGGGCTCGCCGTCGGAGCGTCAGAAGAAACCGGTGACGACTCCTGCCACATCCGAAACTCGACAGCAGAAGCCAGAGAAGAAACGTACCAACAACGGCGCCAAAAGGAAGACGCATCCGGAGTGTGAGGTGGAGACCATTATAGTGGAGCCTGACAGTCCGGACTTCAATCCCGAGGCGGCGACGTTTATCGGCGAGTGCGATGTCGTGCGCTACGTCATGGAGCCGATGCGCTTCAAAAAAATTATCTACAAGGTCAGAAAATACGTGCAGGACGAGAAAATATACAAAGGTTCCGCACCCGCCACACCGCTGCTTAACTCGCAGTATACATCTTCCTTCATAGCCGGACTCGCCGAGCTACGCTATCTCCACTGCATGCCACTTGAAAATGCTGTCGAATACTTCCGTGCCCACGGCTTCGACCTTGACAAAGGCACCGCACAGAAGCTCGTAAGTAAGGTAAGGGTACATCTGGAAAATCTATACAAGGCGCTGGGTCAGGCAATAGTCGCGGACAATTATATCTGCGGTGACGAGACCTATCAGAAAGTGCGGCTGCAGGTGGCAACTCCTTCGGGAAGAAAGATCAAGAAAGGCTACATATGGGTGTTCGTCGGCATGACAACCGGGCTTGTGTACTTCTTCTATGACGACGGCTCCCGCTCGGCCGAAGTCTTCGAGCAACACATAAAAGGCTTCAACGGAGCCTTCCAGTGCGACTATTACTCGGGATACCGGCATATCGGAATCGGTGGGATGAGCGGGATAAAACGCTTGCCATGCCTGCAGCACATCAAGCGAAAGTTTCTCGATCTGAAAGACAATCCAAAGGCGCAGGAAATAGCAAAGCTCTTCGGACTCCTTTACCACTTCGAGCATCAGCACCGCATAGGCAAAGACGGATGGACGGCGGGAAAGCACCTTGAGTGGAGACAACGATACTCCAAGGTGATGCTCGAGAAAATCCGCATGAGACTGACAGCAGTCAAAGACCGCATCGGCGTGCCACCCGACGACCCGCTGCTCGCCGCCACCGAACATGCACTCAAACAATGGGACGAGATACCACGCATCTTTGCCTCACCCACCTACAGACTCGACAACAACGAAGTCGAGCGAATCAACCGCTACATATCCCTGACCCGTCGCCGACTTACAATCGGCTCCCACTCCGGAGCCGAAGCCGCCGCCCTGTACCACTCTCTTGCGATCACCTGCCACCGCTGCGGAGTCAACGTCTTCGACTACTTCTGCGACATAATCGACCGATGTGCCGCATGGCCGCCAAACACCCCGATCGAAAAATACCGCGACCTGCTTCCCGACCGCTGGAAACTCTCACAAAAATAG
- the traK gene encoding conjugative transposon protein TraK, whose amino-acid sequence MLIKSLEQKTRLAMMTVMATIIGCAAICGFTVWRCVSLVTEERKQIYILDGDIPFLAERAGLEANFIMEAKAHIQLFHQYFFNLPPDNDYIKWTVGKAMYMADGTALKQKQALDENGFYSDIISSSAVCTIICDSIQFDEHTRKFSYYGTQIIKRRTRDLKRTMLTTGYVENVPRTQNNPHGLMITNWRTLENKDLDY is encoded by the coding sequence ATGCTGATAAAATCCCTTGAACAGAAAACACGGCTCGCAATGATGACGGTAATGGCAACCATAATAGGTTGCGCCGCCATCTGCGGGTTCACCGTGTGGCGTTGCGTGTCGCTCGTGACCGAGGAGCGCAAGCAGATATATATTCTTGACGGCGACATACCGTTCCTTGCCGAGCGTGCCGGACTTGAAGCCAATTTCATCATGGAGGCGAAAGCGCATATCCAGCTTTTCCACCAGTATTTTTTCAATCTCCCTCCCGACAACGACTATATCAAGTGGACTGTCGGCAAGGCCATGTATATGGCTGACGGCACAGCCCTGAAGCAGAAGCAGGCACTTGACGAGAACGGCTTTTACTCCGACATCATATCATCTTCGGCTGTCTGCACCATAATCTGTGACTCTATCCAGTTCGACGAGCATACTCGCAAGTTCAGCTACTACGGGACGCAGATTATCAAGAGGCGCACGCGCGATCTAAAACGCACCATGCTCACCACCGGCTATGTGGAGAATGTGCCTCGTACCCAGAACAATCCTCATGGACTGATGATAACCAACTGGCGTACCCTTGAAAACAAAGACCTTGACTATTAA
- a CDS encoding DUF5045 domain-containing protein, protein MKFRTITALSLALLIAALPAAVSAKTPKIHDDQKEKQWLSMENGPWDFAPDWYYYFLHKNYSGAEMYWKWAGFKSGYRVRFKEEKSNVKRIMPVRVTAEETQRQKLSKVEKERAYVESLYKEELAREADRAVDVTYSIYKDEFSRMQDCIADGLLYCLNKSKGKMKYQVDELSRQNEIICANIAYIHKQGVGYGLENAKRQQAYEEAKAEMGKLVSRTVRLAAVAATHY, encoded by the coding sequence ATGAAATTCAGAACTATCACCGCATTATCGCTCGCCCTGCTCATCGCGGCGCTCCCGGCGGCAGTGTCGGCCAAGACACCCAAAATCCATGACGACCAGAAGGAGAAGCAATGGCTCTCGATGGAGAACGGGCCGTGGGACTTCGCTCCGGACTGGTACTATTATTTCCTGCACAAGAATTATTCCGGCGCGGAAATGTACTGGAAGTGGGCCGGCTTCAAATCAGGCTACCGCGTCCGCTTCAAGGAGGAGAAATCAAATGTCAAACGCATCATGCCCGTGCGTGTCACGGCGGAAGAGACCCAGCGGCAAAAACTCTCTAAGGTGGAGAAAGAGCGTGCATACGTCGAATCTCTCTACAAGGAGGAACTGGCACGCGAGGCTGACCGGGCTGTCGATGTCACCTATTCGATCTACAAGGACGAGTTCAGCCGTATGCAGGACTGTATCGCCGACGGGCTTCTCTATTGCCTTAACAAGAGCAAGGGGAAGATGAAGTATCAGGTTGACGAGCTGTCACGGCAGAACGAGATCATCTGCGCCAATATCGCCTATATTCATAAACAGGGTGTCGGCTACGGGCTGGAGAACGCAAAGCGTCAGCAGGCATACGAGGAGGCAAAGGCCGAGATGGGAAAACTGGTGTCGCGCACCGTCCGCCTCGCGGCAGTGGCCGCCACCCATTACTAA
- a CDS encoding ribbon-helix-helix domain-containing protein, producing MKQRTERFEMRLTPEEAAGIREKSKRYHSVSNFIRMAVNEFSDTDAKTRLELCNDTARLCRKFQDELSWMGSNLNQAVKRANELAVAGLLSESYFKDILAPMIEGVEKMIKAVKSEVQPSAIAY from the coding sequence ATGAAGCAGCGTACCGAAAGATTTGAGATGAGACTTACTCCGGAGGAAGCAGCCGGAATACGTGAAAAATCAAAACGCTACCATAGCGTCAGCAACTTTATAAGAATGGCAGTCAATGAGTTTTCAGACACAGACGCCAAAACCCGTCTTGAATTGTGCAATGACACAGCCAGACTGTGCAGGAAATTTCAGGACGAACTCTCATGGATGGGAAGCAATCTCAACCAGGCGGTCAAACGTGCCAACGAGCTTGCTGTTGCAGGGCTGTTATCCGAGAGTTATTTCAAGGATATACTTGCTCCCATGATTGAGGGTGTGGAGAAGATGATTAAGGCAGTCAAATCGGAAGTACAACCATCCGCGATAGCATATTGA
- a CDS encoding toxin-antitoxin system protein: MDMEIALKKNQSFRLSVELIDRLKQLAKRQNRSLNNYVETVLLDAAYHEPNAVTLEAMEEAASGRLRNEPALNLSSIEAMEKSMGL, from the coding sequence ATGGATATGGAAATAGCACTGAAAAAGAACCAGAGCTTCCGCCTTTCCGTGGAACTCATTGACAGATTGAAGCAGCTTGCAAAACGGCAGAACCGCAGCCTAAACAATTATGTTGAGACTGTTCTACTTGATGCCGCCTACCACGAGCCTAATGCTGTTACACTTGAGGCAATGGAAGAGGCGGCAAGCGGACGTCTCCGCAACGAGCCTGCCCTGAATCTTTCCTCGATTGAGGCGATGGAAAAATCCATGGGATTATGA
- the traN gene encoding conjugative transposon protein TraN → MKDKIIAATLALCAVAIPATAKEKILVNSEVTTHIVMPENIKMVDLSTTKIIGNQCADNIVRIKPFIEADSVLTHYREGELMGTLTLIGERHLAQYDVVYTAAPSRAASIHRVPYAGLDSYINPEVSMPQSEMARYAWAVYGSGRKYNQVVSKANGMKAIVNNIYSIGDYFFIDYSLQNSTKIAYDIAEVRVKLTDKKEVKATNSQTVELSPVYSLNLAKKFKKNYRNVLVLDKLTFPDEKVLRIEISENQISGRVITLTVEYDDILNADGFDSDILKNLPFNYSPHIYK, encoded by the coding sequence ATGAAAGATAAAATAATTGCAGCTACCCTCGCGCTATGCGCCGTCGCAATCCCGGCGACCGCCAAAGAGAAGATCCTTGTCAACTCGGAAGTGACAACACATATCGTCATGCCTGAGAATATCAAGATGGTGGACTTATCCACCACAAAGATTATCGGCAACCAGTGTGCCGACAACATCGTGCGTATCAAGCCGTTCATCGAGGCTGACTCCGTACTTACCCACTACCGGGAGGGTGAGCTGATGGGTACTCTCACACTCATCGGCGAGCGACATCTGGCACAGTACGATGTGGTATATACCGCCGCCCCTTCGCGTGCCGCCTCTATCCACCGTGTGCCATACGCCGGTTTGGACTCCTACATCAATCCGGAGGTATCCATGCCTCAGTCGGAAATGGCACGTTACGCCTGGGCCGTATATGGCAGCGGTCGAAAATACAATCAGGTGGTGTCTAAAGCCAACGGCATGAAGGCGATTGTCAACAACATCTATTCGATAGGCGACTATTTCTTCATCGACTATTCCCTTCAGAACAGCACCAAGATAGCATACGACATCGCCGAGGTGCGTGTGAAGCTCACAGACAAGAAGGAGGTCAAGGCCACAAACTCTCAGACGGTGGAACTGTCGCCTGTTTATTCGCTGAACCTTGCAAAGAAGTTCAAGAAGAACTACCGCAACGTGCTTGTGCTCGATAAGCTGACTTTCCCGGACGAGAAAGTGCTCCGCATCGAAATATCGGAGAACCAGATAAGCGGACGTGTCATAACCCTTACCGTGGAGTATGACGATATTCTCAACGCCGACGGCTTCGACTCCGACATACTCAAAAATCTGCCGTTCAACTATTCACCCCATATCTACAAATAA
- a CDS encoding relaxase/mobilization nuclease domain-containing protein, which produces MIATILPSSANFHAVAYNEKKVAKGVARLLEMSNLGHIGVLSKPTAKEMQDYMIAYSSRNSRIKKAQFHLAISCKGHEKTEEELLQFAHEYLKEMGYGNEGQPLLVYAHTDTDNTHIHIVTSRISPDGKKISDHHERVRSQAVLNKLVGKDVKAKAAEDLAASLGYSFSTFAQYKALMTSMGYEVYEKNDIVYVKRDGAVQAKIGYADICGKFHKVQLDKTRRRQLWAMLKKYRDVSADRKELQAEVKRKLGIDLVFFGKSDNPYGYMIVDHANKTVYNGAWVLSIKSLLDFTTPDDKMERIDAYIDRLLENNPTIDTWGINSKIFRYNAFIRRGVLHYRNTTRPLKGFMAATILRNDKIKRIESFQPTTASERDLLCSIYKVNEPELVTLSQNKSQHYYNDVDKLRRLFNDDSIVKLRSEIRNAGFYIRQSGEDYFAINFSSKQVINLSEEGFDCTTVRDSRYSLKK; this is translated from the coding sequence ATGATAGCTACTATTCTTCCGTCGAGTGCCAATTTCCATGCTGTCGCATACAATGAGAAAAAAGTGGCAAAGGGTGTGGCGCGACTTCTTGAAATGAGCAACCTCGGACATATCGGCGTGCTTTCAAAACCGACTGCAAAGGAAATGCAGGATTATATGATAGCCTACTCTTCCAGAAATTCAAGGATAAAAAAAGCACAGTTCCACCTTGCCATTTCTTGCAAGGGGCATGAAAAGACAGAGGAAGAACTATTGCAGTTCGCCCACGAATATCTCAAGGAAATGGGCTACGGGAACGAAGGTCAGCCGTTGTTGGTATATGCTCATACCGACACTGACAACACGCATATACATATAGTAACATCCAGAATATCTCCGGACGGAAAGAAAATCAGCGACCATCACGAAAGAGTGCGTTCTCAGGCAGTACTCAACAAACTTGTCGGCAAGGATGTCAAGGCGAAAGCCGCAGAGGATCTTGCTGCTTCACTCGGCTATTCATTCTCTACCTTTGCTCAATACAAAGCTCTTATGACCTCAATGGGGTATGAGGTTTATGAAAAGAACGATATTGTATATGTCAAACGTGACGGAGCGGTTCAGGCAAAGATTGGATATGCTGATATATGCGGCAAGTTCCATAAGGTGCAACTTGACAAGACACGACGCAGGCAACTGTGGGCTATGCTTAAGAAATACCGTGATGTGAGTGCAGACAGGAAAGAACTCCAGGCAGAGGTGAAGCGGAAATTAGGCATAGACCTTGTTTTCTTTGGAAAATCCGATAATCCTTATGGATATATGATAGTTGACCATGCCAACAAAACTGTATATAACGGAGCTTGGGTATTATCCATTAAGTCACTCCTTGATTTCACTACTCCTGATGACAAGATGGAGCGTATTGATGCCTACATCGACAGACTTCTTGAAAACAATCCCACAATAGACACATGGGGCATAAACTCAAAAATATTCCGCTATAATGCCTTCATACGGCGCGGAGTGCTCCACTACCGAAATACTACACGCCCACTCAAAGGTTTCATGGCCGCAACCATTCTTAGAAATGACAAAATAAAAAGGATAGAATCATTTCAACCGACAACTGCGTCTGAACGGGATCTGCTGTGCAGTATATATAAGGTGAACGAGCCTGAGCTTGTAACTCTATCTCAGAATAAAAGCCAACACTATTATAATGATGTTGACAAGCTGCGCCGATTATTTAACGATGACAGCATAGTTAAGCTGCGTTCCGAAATACGCAACGCCGGGTTCTATATACGTCAGAGCGGAGAGGATTATTTTGCCATTAATTTCTCATCCAAGCAAGTAATCAACCTCTCGGAAGAGGGATTTGATTGTACAACCGTCCGCGACAGCAGGTATAGCTTAAAAAAATAG
- a CDS encoding type II toxin-antitoxin system YafQ family toxin — MKKLKPGSQYKKDYKRFRNNPKKVEKLFRIMELLQNEEPIPEENRPHPLTGNYAGHMECHIEGDFLLIWFDPDTDEINLVRLGSHSELFG; from the coding sequence ATGAAAAAACTCAAACCCGGCAGTCAATACAAGAAAGACTACAAGCGTTTCCGCAATAATCCGAAAAAGGTTGAAAAACTGTTCAGGATTATGGAGTTGCTACAAAATGAGGAGCCGATACCGGAAGAAAACCGTCCTCACCCTCTGACGGGGAATTATGCCGGCCACATGGAGTGCCATATAGAAGGTGATTTCCTTTTGATATGGTTTGACCCGGACACAGATGAGATCAATCTTGTGCGTCTCGGCTCCCATTCGGAATTGTTCGGCTGA
- a CDS encoding conjugative transposon protein TraM → MKKINFRQPKYIFPAVIFVPLCALIYFAMETFGGGGDDPQAVATDRINSTLPEANAEAPGDKMFEMSRRFGDEDAFTAVGALGEEQEEREALEHGYTEDELNRLDAAEAERIRQQQELEELERSLAESRRHINSYAYGDGYNPADYEPAVDPRSEYARDLEAIQQRSYERQKAIEAGLGIGQPDPEEAMRKHRADSIARAREIEREKNRPLLVLKSRETNADKFNTVGSSADNVDAPLIRAMIDKTTKAHEGTRLRFKLLDDVTIHDVRLAKGTYLYGTVTGFGQQRVRAAITSILVGGKFLKVNLSVFDNDGMEGFYVPESAFRDFMKEAGASTVQQNISFESESGYGSGISGEAIALQALQNMYNSATSAVSANIRKNKAKIKYNTIVYLINSDEAY, encoded by the coding sequence ATGAAAAAAATTAATTTCAGACAACCGAAGTATATCTTCCCTGCGGTGATTTTCGTGCCGCTGTGTGCGCTGATATATTTCGCAATGGAGACTTTCGGCGGCGGTGGCGATGACCCTCAGGCCGTGGCTACAGACCGTATCAACTCCACTCTGCCGGAGGCCAACGCCGAGGCTCCCGGTGACAAGATGTTCGAGATGTCACGCCGCTTCGGTGACGAAGACGCCTTTACCGCCGTGGGCGCGCTCGGCGAGGAACAGGAGGAACGCGAGGCTCTTGAACACGGCTACACCGAGGACGAGCTGAACCGTCTCGACGCGGCCGAGGCCGAGCGTATCCGTCAGCAGCAGGAGCTGGAGGAACTGGAGCGTTCCCTTGCTGAATCGCGCCGGCATATCAACTCATACGCTTACGGTGACGGCTATAATCCTGCCGACTATGAACCTGCCGTTGACCCCCGGAGCGAATATGCACGCGACCTTGAGGCGATACAGCAGCGCAGCTACGAGCGTCAGAAAGCTATCGAGGCCGGACTTGGCATAGGACAGCCCGACCCGGAGGAAGCCATGCGCAAGCACCGGGCCGACTCCATAGCAAGGGCGCGGGAGATAGAGCGTGAGAAGAACCGCCCATTGCTGGTGCTTAAATCACGGGAGACAAATGCCGACAAATTCAATACAGTGGGTAGTTCGGCCGATAATGTCGATGCTCCGCTTATCCGTGCCATGATCGACAAGACAACAAAGGCGCATGAGGGCACGAGGCTACGCTTCAAGTTGCTCGACGATGTGACAATACATGATGTGAGGCTTGCCAAAGGCACATATCTGTACGGCACCGTCACCGGCTTCGGCCAACAGCGTGTCCGCGCCGCCATCACTTCAATTCTTGTAGGCGGAAAGTTCCTGAAAGTGAATCTTTCGGTGTTCGACAACGACGGCATGGAGGGCTTCTATGTCCCGGAGTCCGCTTTCCGCGATTTTATGAAAGAGGCGGGTGCCAGCACAGTGCAGCAGAATATCAGCTTTGAGTCCGAGAGCGGCTACGGCTCCGGAATATCCGGCGAGGCCATCGCTTTGCAGGCTCTCCAGAATATGTATAACTCCGCGACTTCCGCTGTGTCGGCCAATATCCGCAAGAACAAGGCGAAAATCAAATACAACACCATCGTTTACCTTATCAATTCAGACGAAGCATATTAA
- the tnpB gene encoding IS66 family insertion sequence element accessory protein TnpB (TnpB, as the term is used for proteins encoded by IS66 family insertion elements, is considered an accessory protein, since TnpC, encoded by a neighboring gene, is a DDE family transposase.): MWSLEADMRLWVCRQPVSMRYGIRGLAQMVWSWKGHSPASGDVYVFFSKDRKTMKALKWDGDGFLMYTKRLSRGRFREVLKKGDDGVRRLQWDDFYMLMRGLTPVKVMVENRFRMAVK; the protein is encoded by the coding sequence ATGTGGAGTCTTGAGGCGGATATGCGGCTCTGGGTATGCCGGCAGCCGGTATCGATGCGCTACGGCATCCGGGGTCTGGCCCAGATGGTGTGGTCGTGGAAGGGGCATTCTCCGGCATCGGGCGATGTGTATGTGTTTTTCTCAAAGGACCGCAAGACCATGAAGGCGTTGAAATGGGATGGCGACGGATTTTTGATGTACACAAAAAGACTGTCGCGAGGCCGTTTCCGGGAGGTGCTCAAAAAGGGCGATGACGGCGTGCGCAGGCTCCAATGGGACGATTTCTATATGCTGATGAGGGGCCTCACGCCTGTGAAGGTGATGGTCGAAAATCGCTTCAGAATGGCCGTAAAATAA